The following proteins are co-located in the Acidicapsa acidisoli genome:
- a CDS encoding M24 family metallopeptidase — MQLEAIQAALRAAQLDGWLFYDHHHRDPIATRILGLDPHAHVTRRWYYFVPAIGEPRKLVHRIEAGRLDSLPGSKSAYSSWQELESALDAMLTGSRRVAMQYSPRNAIMYVSMVDAGTIELLRSLGKEIVSSADLISQFEAVLTADQMASHNVAQRKIDAILAQAFREIGRVLHPASGKPGVITEYDMVQWFADAMRREGLTFENGPNVSVGPNSADSHYEPTAASARPIRNGDFLLIDIWAKTEALAAGLPSIHYDITWTGVIGREPTELEQRVFSTVRDARDAAIAVVEQAFAINRPLHGYEPDDAAREVIRRAGFAEYFTHRTGHNIAAELHGSGAHLDNLETHDERLILPNTCFSVEPGIYLPPNFGAHPQFGIRSEVNMLTIPGRAWVTGPRQQELVRI, encoded by the coding sequence GCATCCTCGGGCTGGACCCGCACGCGCACGTCACACGCCGCTGGTACTACTTCGTCCCGGCCATCGGCGAGCCGCGCAAGCTCGTCCATCGCATCGAAGCCGGACGCCTCGACAGCCTTCCCGGCTCAAAATCCGCCTACTCAAGCTGGCAGGAGCTTGAATCCGCCCTCGACGCCATGCTCACCGGCTCGCGCCGCGTGGCCATGCAGTACTCGCCGCGCAACGCCATCATGTACGTCTCCATGGTCGACGCAGGCACAATCGAACTCCTGCGCTCGCTCGGCAAAGAAATCGTCAGCTCCGCCGACCTCATCAGTCAGTTCGAAGCCGTCCTCACCGCCGACCAGATGGCCAGCCACAACGTCGCCCAGCGCAAGATCGACGCCATCCTCGCCCAGGCCTTTCGTGAGATCGGCCGCGTCCTGCACCCAGCCTCAGGCAAGCCCGGCGTCATCACCGAATACGACATGGTCCAGTGGTTCGCAGACGCCATGCGCCGCGAAGGCCTCACCTTTGAAAACGGACCCAACGTCAGCGTCGGCCCCAACAGCGCCGACTCCCACTACGAGCCAACAGCAGCCAGCGCGCGCCCCATCCGCAACGGCGACTTCCTGCTCATCGACATCTGGGCCAAAACCGAAGCTCTCGCCGCCGGCCTGCCCAGCATCCACTACGACATCACCTGGACCGGCGTCATCGGCCGCGAGCCCACCGAACTGGAGCAGCGCGTTTTCTCGACCGTCCGCGACGCCCGCGACGCAGCCATCGCCGTCGTTGAGCAGGCCTTCGCCATCAATCGCCCCTTGCACGGCTACGAACCGGACGACGCCGCCCGCGAAGTCATCCGCCGAGCCGGATTCGCGGAATACTTCACCCACCGGACCGGCCACAACATCGCCGCCGAACTCCACGGCTCAGGCGCTCACCTAGACAACCTGGAAACTCACGACGAGCGCCTGATCCTGCCCAACACCTGCTTCTCCGTCGAACCCGGCATCTACCTGCCCCCGAACTTCGGCGCGCACCCCCAGTTCGGCATCCGCAGCGAAGTCAACATGCTCACCATCCCCGGCCGCGCCTGGGTCACCGGCCCACGCCAGCAGGAATTAGTCCGTATTTGA